Proteins encoded together in one Chitinophaga sp. LS1 window:
- a CDS encoding aldo/keto reductase — MQKMILNNGVEMPVLGFGVFQVTDMAECERSVMDAIATGYRLVDTAASYGNEEAVGRAIKKCGVARDQLFITTKLWIQSNGYEDTKKAFEESLKRLQLDYLDLYLIHQPYGDVYGEWRAMQDLYREGRVRAIGVSNFYPDRLIDLIIHNDIVPAVNQVETHPFHQQNEAQGFMAEQNVQIESWGPFAEGKNNIFKNELLASIGAKYNKSVAQVILRWLTQRWVVAIPKSVRKERMEENFSIFDFELSTADLDAIKTLDTATSSFFDHRDPAMVKWLGNRKLND; from the coding sequence ATGCAGAAGATGATTCTAAATAATGGTGTAGAAATGCCCGTGCTGGGCTTTGGCGTATTTCAGGTAACTGATATGGCAGAGTGTGAAAGGAGTGTAATGGATGCCATCGCCACCGGCTACCGGTTAGTTGATACAGCGGCCTCTTATGGCAATGAAGAAGCAGTAGGCCGCGCGATTAAAAAGTGTGGTGTAGCCCGCGATCAGCTTTTTATTACGACCAAACTTTGGATCCAGTCAAATGGATATGAAGATACTAAAAAGGCATTTGAAGAATCGCTTAAACGCCTGCAACTTGATTACCTGGATTTGTACCTGATCCACCAGCCTTACGGAGATGTGTATGGTGAATGGCGTGCTATGCAGGACCTCTATAGGGAAGGCCGGGTAAGGGCAATCGGTGTTAGCAATTTTTATCCTGACCGGCTAATTGACCTGATTATTCATAACGATATAGTACCAGCGGTTAATCAGGTAGAAACGCATCCTTTCCATCAGCAAAATGAAGCGCAGGGATTCATGGCAGAACAAAATGTACAAATCGAATCCTGGGGGCCGTTTGCAGAAGGCAAGAATAATATCTTCAAAAATGAACTTCTGGCTTCCATTGGTGCAAAATATAATAAATCCGTAGCACAGGTGATACTGCGCTGGCTAACGCAACGGTGGGTAGTGGCTATACCAAAGTCTGTACGTAAAGAACGCATGGAAGAGAATTTTAGCATTTTCGATTTTGAACTGAGTACGGCTGATTTAGATGCTATCAAGACGTTGGATACTGCTACCTCTTCA